Genomic window (Candidatus Polarisedimenticolaceae bacterium):
CGCGACCGGTCATACGCAGGACGACCAGGCCGAGACGATCCTCATGCGCTTCGCCCGCGGCGCTGGGCCCGCGGCGCTCGCGGCGATGGCGCCGTCCGGTCCCGGCCCGTTCGTCCGTCCCCTCCTCGGCCTCGAGCGCGCCGAGCTTCGCGCATGGCTCCGGAGGAGGCGACACGCCTACCGCGACGATCCGACGAACGACGACCTCGCCTTCGATCGCAATCGCGTGCGCCGCCTCGTCGTGCCGGCCCTCATGAAGGCGGTGAACCCCCAGGCCGCGCGGCATCTCGTCGAGGCCGCCGCGAGGCTCCGTTCCGACGCGGCGTTCCTCGATGCGCTCGCGCTCGAGCGGTTCGACGCGATCGCCACGCGCCGGGGCGGCCGTGTCGGAATCGACGCAGCCGGCCTCGCGTCGCTCCCTGGCCCGCTCGCCTCGCGGGTTGCCCGGCTCGCGCTGGTTGCCGCCGGGTGCGACCCACGGCACGTCTCCGCGCGCCACGTCGGCGCCGTCGTCGGTCTGGCGGCCCTCGCGGAAGGCGCGTCGATCGATCTCCCCGGGAAGCGTCGCGCCGAAAAACGCCGCGGCCGGATCGTCCTTTGATACTGTGCCGCGATGCGCCTGTCCCGCGAGATCCTGATCAGCGAGAGCGCCCTCAAGACCCGCGTCGAGGCGATGGCGCGCGCGATCGCCGCCGACACCGCGGAGGGCGGCCCGCTCTCGGTCCTCGTCGTCCTGGACGGCGCCTTCATGTTCGGCGGCGACCTCGTGCGGCGCCTCCCGATGCCGGTCCACACCGCGCTCGTGCCGCTCCCCTCGATCGATCGCGGCGGCGACCCGCGTCAGCTCCGCCTCCCCGAAGGGTTCCCGGTCGAAGGTGCGGACGTCCTCGTCGTCGAGGACATCCTC
Coding sequences:
- the tilS gene encoding tRNA lysidine(34) synthetase TilS gives rise to the protein MSRKADPVEIAFHRAVRGLVPDGAPLVVAVSGGGDSVALLHLVGPYAARHGIAVTVAHLDHGLRRGSAADRRFVEALAATLRLPVVAERCLVKGERRRDESLEEAARRVRRAFLMRAAERSGASLVATGHTQDDQAETILMRFARGAGPAALAAMAPSGPGPFVRPLLGLERAELRAWLRRRRHAYRDDPTNDDLAFDRNRVRRLVVPALMKAVNPQAARHLVEAAARLRSDAAFLDALALERFDAIATRRGGRVGIDAAGLASLPGPLASRVARLALVAAGCDPRHVSARHVGAVVGLAALAEGASIDLPGKRRAEKRRGRIVL
- a CDS encoding phosphoribosyltransferase family protein, producing MRLSREILISESALKTRVEAMARAIAADTAEGGPLSVLVVLDGAFMFGGDLVRRLPMPVHTALVPLPSIDRGGDPRQLRLPEGFPVEGADVLVVEDILDTGRTLLALKDELLRRRPRSLRIAVLLDKPARRAAPLVPDYVGFEVPDRWIVGYGLDAEGLYRNLPYISFLE